One Panicum virgatum strain AP13 chromosome 9K, P.virgatum_v5, whole genome shotgun sequence genomic region harbors:
- the LOC120651679 gene encoding beta-galactosidase 6-like, with protein sequence MRYLESSTVASDGSFTTPELAVSGWSYAIEPVGITKDNALTKVGLMEQINTTADASDFLWYSTSITVKGDEPYLNGSQSNLLVSSLGHVLQVYVNGKIAGSAQGSASSSLISWQKPITLVPGKNKIDLLSATVGLSNYGAFFDLVGAGITGPVKLSGPNGALDLSSAQWTYQIGLREDLHLYDPSEASPEWVSSNAYPINQPLIWYKTKFTAPAGDDPVAIDFTGLGKGEAWVNGQSIGRYWPTNIAPQSGCVNSCNYRGSYTSSKCLKKCGQPSQTLYHVPRLFLQPGSNDIVLFEQFGGDPSKISFVTRQTGSVCAQVSEAHPAQIDSWISSQQKMQRSGPALRLECPKEGQVISSIKFASFGTPSGTCGSYSHGECSSTQALSVVQEACIGVSSCSVPVSSNYFGNPCTGVTKSLAVEAACS encoded by the exons ATGAGGTACTTGGAGTCGAGCACTGTAGCATCAGATGGATCTTTCACCACGCCAGAACTTGCAGTATCTGGCTGGAGCTATGCCATAGAACCTGTCGGTATCACAAAGGATAATGCATTGACAAAAGTTGGACTGATGGAGCAGATAAACACCACAGCAGATGCCAGTGACTTCCTCTGGTACTCAACAAG CATTACTGTTAAAGGTGATGAACCTTATCTAAATGGCAGCCAATCCAATCTGCTTGTAAGCTCACTTGGGCATGTTCTTCAGGTCTACGTCAATGGTAAAATAGCAG GAAGCGCTCAAGGTAGTGCTAGCAGCTCACTCATCTCCTGGCAGAAACCAATTACACTAGTACCTGGAAAGAACAAAATAGATCTTCTGAGTGCAACAGTTGGGCTGTCG AATTATGGTGCATTCTTTGACCTGGTAGGTGCCGGAATTACTGGGCCAGTAAAGCTGAGTGGACCAAACGGCGCACTCGATCTGTCTTCAGCACAATGGACATACCAG ATTGGACTCAGAGAAGATTTGCACCTGTATGATCCTTCAGAGGCCTCACCAGAATGGGTCTCATCCAATGCTTATCCAATCAATCAACCACTGATTTGGTACAAG ACAAAATTCACAGCCCCTGCAGGTGATGATCCTGTTGCCATTGACTTCACGGGATTGGGGAAAGGCGAAGCCTGGGTGAATGGCCAGAGCATTGGTCGATACTGGCCAACAAATATAGCTCCACAGAGCGGCTGTGTTAACTCATGCAACTATAGAGGATCCTACACTTCGAGCAAATGCCTCAAGAAGTGTGGGCAGCCATCACAGACTTT GTACCACGTTCCCCGATTGTTTCTCCAACCAGGCAGCAATGACATAGTCCTTTTCGAGCAGTTCGGTGGTGACCCAAGCAAGATATCCTTTGTGACAAGGCAGACAGGAAGTGTATGCGCACAAGTGTCAGAAGCGCATCCAGCCCAAATTGATAGCTGGATTTCTTCTCAACAGAAGATGCAGAGATCTGGACCTGCACTTCGCCTGGAATGCCCGAAAGAAGGTCAGGTCATCAGCAGCATCAAGTTTGCAAGCTTCGGGACACCAAGCGGCACATGTGGGAGTTACAGCCATGGCGAATGCAGCAGCACTCAGGCTCTCTCAGTTGTTCAGGAG
- the LOC120651678 gene encoding O-fucosyltransferase 30-like — protein sequence MDLPASRGRWRRRSARSHLPVVVAVLVLLPTLLLFSSAYSTMLRALLPFTSSASGGGGVPQCGGSAELEGERFLWYAPHSGFSNQVGELRNAAVAAALLNRTLVVPPVLDHHAVVLGSCPKFRVTDPASLRAAVWDHAMQLLREGRYVSMGDIVDLSPIKSMVRTIDFRVFVSLWCGVDMRKTCFSGLCCAVSGGSSMPADYNRCRALLSGRGGSEKGCVYPVQDDCRTTVWMYQQNNDGALDQFQPDEELKRRKNISYVRRRRDIYNVLGPGSQAEDATLLAFGSLFSGPYKGSESYFDIHESLKDQRIQSLLEKIEFLPFSPEIMAAGREFAKNKIKGPFLCAQLRLLDGQFKNHWKATFSALKEKLKAVELEMKRNKNSGPVHMFIMTDLPPANWTKTYLANVEKGERYKLYTLKESDELVVQTAQRLMAAEHGVRSGFLPKTIENRKKDCDPVQLPEILLYVEESVCSCASLGFVGTAGSTIAGSIETMRKNNVCKW from the exons atggacttgccggcgagccgcggccgGTGGCGCAGGCGGAGCGCCCGGTCGCACCTGCCCGTTGTCGTGGCCGTCCTCGTACTCCTCCCGACCTTGCTACTCTTCTCATCCGCCTACTCCACCATGCTCCGCGCCCTCCTCCCCttcacctcctccgcctccggggGCGGTGGCGTGCCCCAGTGCGGGggctcggcggagctcgagggagAGAGGTTCCTGTGGTACGCACCACATAGCGGGTTCAGCAACCAGGTGGGCGAGCTCCGGAAcgccgcggtggccgccgcGCTGCTGAACCGCACTCTCGTCGTGCCCCCCGTGCTCGACCACCACGCCGTCGTCCTCGGGAGCTGCCCCAAGTTCAGGGTCACCGACCCAGCATCGCTGCGCGCCGCTGTCTGGGATCACGCCATGCAGCTCCTCCGGGAGGGGAG GTATGTTTCGATGGGCGACATAGTTGATCTGTCCCCAATCAAATCCATGGTTAGGACGATTGACTTCAGGGTTTTTGTCTCGCTGTGGTGTGGTGTAGACATGAGGAAGACTTGCTTTTCTGGGTTGTGCTGTGCTGTTTCTGGTGGTAGCTCTATGCCAGCTGACTACAATAGATGCCGAGCTTTGCTGTCTGGTCGAGGAGGCAGTGAAAAAGGCTGTGTGTATCCCGTACAAGATGATTGTAGAACAACGGTCTGGATGTATCAGCAGAACAATGATGGGGCCTTGGATCAATTTCAACCAGATGAAGAGTTGAAAAGGAGGAAGAATATCTCATATGTTCGGAGGCGCAGAGATATATACAATGTTTTAGGGCCTGGTTCACAAGCTGAGGATGCTACCTTGTTGGCATTTGGGTCACTGTTCTCAGGACCCTACAAGGGGTCAGAGTCTTATTTTGATATCCATGAGTCTCTAAAAGATCAAAGAATACAGAGTTTACTAGAGAAGATTGAGTTTCTTCCTTTTTCCCCAGAGATCATGGCTGCAGGTAGAGAGTTCGCTAAGAACAAGATCAAGGGTCCTTTTCTTTGTGCTCAACTAAGATTGCTAGACGGTCAATTCAAAAATCACTGGAAAGCCACATTTTCTGCGCTCAAAGAGAAGTTGAAAGCTGTTGAGTTGGAAATGAAGAGAAACAAGAATAGTGGTCCCGTTCACATGTTCATCATGACCGATCTTCCACCAGCAAACTGGACCAAAACCTATCTTGCAAATGTTGAAAAAGGTGAGCGATACAAATTGTACACCCTGAAGGAAAGCGATGAATTAGTAGTGCAGACTGCACAAAGGCTTATGGCTGCAGAACATGGTGTACGGTCTGGATTCCTTCCAAAAACCATAGAGAACAGGAAGAAGGATTGTGACCCTGTTCAACTACCAGAAATTCTGTTGTATGTTGAAGAATCTGTTTGTAGCTGCGCATCACTAGGATTTGTTGGGACAGCTGGCTCTACCATAGCAGGAAGCATAGAAACAATGAGAAAGAACAACGTCTGCAAATGGTAG